One stretch of Tepidibacter hydrothermalis DNA includes these proteins:
- the nhaC gene encoding Na+/H+ antiporter NhaC — protein sequence MTNERKPSFGASLGVFLGIVGILVVGILAFKMDIHILLSLGLILSCIVGIKSGFTLDELFEGMGQSLKNAMVALLIFVLIGTIIGSWIQAGTVPALIYYGLKFLSPKFFLPAGFIVCSITSFATGTSWGTAGTVGLAMMGMGMGLGIPAPAIAGMVVAGAAFGDKMSPMSDTTILAASSAQTDMYEHIKAMSYTTIPAYIISLIIYTVLGFKYTQTATMSSDQVVQLQNTLVDTFNLNPIVLLPIIVVLVLSFMKVPSVPALLLGTVLGTIIAIVFQGASLAESFSALNYGYTQASGIEMVDKLLIRGGIQNMMWTFSLAFIALCLGGVLETVGFLKVLIEKILLKVKSDAALVLVAMISTILGCAATSEVYLSIILNGSLYTEAFEKRGLKKSLLSRILEEGSTLVGPMIPWTTCGAFMAGALGVSSLELAPFALLNWINPLISVVLAYCGVFVFKEIKGKKAV from the coding sequence ATGACAAACGAGCGTAAACCTTCATTTGGAGCTTCACTAGGTGTGTTCTTAGGAATCGTAGGAATATTAGTTGTTGGAATTTTAGCATTTAAAATGGATATCCACATATTATTATCATTAGGTCTTATTTTAAGTTGTATAGTGGGTATTAAATCTGGATTTACTCTAGATGAACTTTTCGAAGGTATGGGACAAAGTTTAAAGAATGCAATGGTAGCATTATTAATATTCGTATTAATTGGAACTATTATTGGATCTTGGATTCAAGCTGGAACTGTTCCTGCATTAATTTATTATGGATTAAAATTCTTAAGTCCTAAATTTTTCTTACCAGCAGGATTTATAGTATGTAGTATTACTTCTTTTGCTACTGGAACATCATGGGGAACTGCAGGAACTGTAGGTCTTGCTATGATGGGAATGGGAATGGGACTTGGAATTCCGGCACCAGCGATTGCTGGTATGGTAGTAGCTGGAGCTGCTTTTGGAGATAAAATGTCACCTATGTCAGATACTACTATTTTAGCAGCATCATCTGCTCAAACTGATATGTATGAACATATTAAGGCTATGAGTTACACAACTATTCCTGCATATATTATATCTTTAATAATATATACAGTATTAGGATTTAAATATACTCAAACAGCAACAATGTCATCTGATCAAGTTGTTCAATTACAAAATACTTTAGTTGACACATTCAACTTAAACCCAATAGTTTTATTACCTATTATAGTTGTATTAGTATTAAGTTTTATGAAAGTACCTTCTGTTCCAGCTTTATTATTAGGAACTGTATTAGGAACAATTATTGCAATAGTATTCCAAGGTGCTAGTTTAGCAGAGTCATTCTCAGCTCTTAACTATGGATACACTCAAGCTAGTGGAATAGAAATGGTAGATAAGCTATTAATTAGAGGTGGAATACAAAATATGATGTGGACTTTCTCTTTAGCATTTATAGCTTTATGCTTAGGTGGAGTTTTAGAAACAGTTGGATTCTTAAAAGTACTTATAGAAAAAATATTACTAAAAGTAAAATCAGATGCAGCTTTAGTGTTAGTAGCAATGATAAGTACAATATTAGGATGTGCAGCAACTAGTGAAGTTTATCTATCAATTATATTAAATGGTAGCCTATATACAGAAGCTTTTGAAAAAAGAGGATTGAAAAAATCTCTACTTAGTCGTATATTAGAAGAAGGATCAACACTTGTTGGACCTATGATTCCTTGGACTACTTGTGGAGCTTTCATGGCAGGTGCCTTGGGAGTAAGTTCTTTAGAGTTAGCTCCATTTGCTCTTTTAAACTGGATAAATCCACTAATTTCAGTAGTACTTGCATATTGTGGAGTATTTGTATTTAAAGAAATAAAAGGAAAAAAAGCAGTATAA
- a CDS encoding NAD(P)/FAD-dependent oxidoreductase: MHIVIIGNSAAGLSALEAFRKYDKKSSVTLISKEGGIAYSRVLLPYYLRGKIDHDTFFIRDEEFYKKMNVNYIESCVVDIDEDSKVVKLDDDKSVSYDKLLITTGSSAVKPPIPGLDNEGVYNMWTLDDAHKIEPLFKEGKKVLVLGSGFVSLQAAWAALYKGLDVKIIELAPRIMPRVLDEKGSSILHNRIIELGADLRVNTLTEKIEKKEDGTFVVHTKGEDPFEVDLIIVGTGVRPNTQFLKGTSIEVDRGILVDETMKTNIEGIYAAGDVAQGLTTFGEKHVIHALWPTAVEMGKIAGANMAGKELEYQGSLNMNVTEMFKITVASMGRFNDGEGDKVWVYEDEKTGGYMKVIYENDLVVGATVVGSSDMVPFLGKLRPIIRKKIKAECSPDKLASYLQIKAAKATAKIEL; this comes from the coding sequence ATGCATATTGTTATAATAGGCAATAGTGCAGCGGGTTTAAGTGCTTTAGAGGCATTTAGAAAATACGATAAAAAATCGTCAGTTACTCTTATTTCTAAAGAAGGTGGTATTGCTTACTCTAGGGTATTGTTACCATACTACTTAAGAGGGAAGATCGACCATGATACATTCTTTATTCGTGATGAAGAGTTTTACAAAAAGATGAATGTGAACTACATAGAAAGTTGTGTAGTAGATATTGATGAAGATAGTAAGGTTGTTAAATTGGATGATGATAAGTCGGTATCATATGATAAATTATTAATTACTACTGGTTCATCAGCAGTGAAACCTCCAATTCCAGGATTGGACAATGAAGGTGTTTACAATATGTGGACATTGGATGATGCTCACAAGATAGAGCCTTTGTTTAAAGAAGGTAAAAAGGTTTTAGTTTTAGGTTCTGGATTTGTTTCTTTACAGGCTGCTTGGGCAGCACTTTATAAAGGATTGGATGTAAAGATAATAGAACTTGCTCCTAGAATTATGCCAAGAGTTTTAGATGAAAAAGGTTCAAGTATATTACATAACAGGATTATAGAGTTAGGTGCTGACCTTAGAGTTAATACACTAACTGAAAAAATAGAGAAAAAAGAAGATGGTACTTTCGTAGTTCACACAAAAGGAGAAGATCCATTTGAGGTTGACTTAATCATAGTAGGTACTGGTGTTAGACCGAATACTCAATTCTTAAAAGGAACTAGTATAGAAGTTGATAGAGGAATATTAGTTGATGAGACTATGAAAACTAACATTGAGGGAATATATGCTGCAGGAGATGTAGCTCAAGGACTTACAACATTTGGTGAAAAACATGTTATTCATGCTTTATGGCCTACTGCTGTTGAGATGGGTAAGATTGCAGGAGCTAATATGGCAGGAAAAGAACTTGAGTATCAAGGAAGCTTAAATATGAACGTTACTGAAATGTTTAAAATAACAGTAGCTTCTATGGGTAGATTTAATGATGGTGAAGGCGACAAAGTATGGGTTTATGAAGATGAAAAAACAGGCGGATATATGAAAGTTATATATGAAAATGACTTAGTAGTTGGAGCTACAGTTGTAGGAAGCTCTGATATGGTACCTTTCTTAGGAAAATTAAGACCTATAATCAGAAAGAAAATAAAAGCTGAATGTTCACCAGATAAATTAGCATCATATCTGCAAATAAAAGCTGCAAAAGCTACAGCAAAAATTGAATTATAG
- a CDS encoding molybdopterin-containing oxidoreductase family protein, with translation MAKREVHQTLCRMCDDHCGINVYVEDGKVVDIDGNKDHVWNKGRLCIKGRAGVDLNNAPDRIRKPLKKTENGWEEISLEQALDEIAAKTKEIQSKYGKRTMSVWKGEAIGFAQQEENYRRFIHAIGSPNYFSNDSECFVGRWIGYSLVYGRWGSQPEFINSKCIVTWGANPPHAHPNMTQQINHARDNGAKLIVIDSRLSAIGRQADIFVQVKPGTDGALAWGVMRELIENNWYDKEFVEKFTLGFDKVKEYASKFTPEYVAKETGIEASLVKEVAKAMWDNAPAVINYVGNGLEHHENGINNIRAVAYFDGLLGSVDAKGGNFLPSGFPLKELTLYHDVPLIEEQPIGRDRFPVLYDFRQECHTMVAMDTILSEDPYPLKGMIIAGANPVMTNPNANKVTEALKSLELLVVRELFMSETAELADYILPAASYLERSELHGHGGFQVIGLTKKVVEPEEGIQDEYQFLHDLAHRLGAGDYFPWENEYELNKWLVSDSGVKLEEIEAHPEGYNYAEKTYHKHEQKVADGEKAFNTPSGKLEFASEYLKNLGYQEIAEYIPPTYVTDKSEEYPYVLITGARKVMYYHGRNRNFARLKSAMPTPEIELHPVDAKKLDVVDDDIVKVTSTIGSIEIPVKVMHKKEIGEGVVQITHGWKESNVNILTHDDRFDPIDGFPLMKSVEVKIEKVNK, from the coding sequence ATGGCTAAAAGAGAAGTACATCAAACATTATGTCGTATGTGTGATGATCACTGCGGAATAAACGTATATGTAGAGGACGGGAAAGTAGTAGATATAGATGGAAACAAAGATCATGTTTGGAATAAAGGTAGACTTTGTATTAAAGGTAGAGCTGGAGTAGATTTAAATAATGCTCCAGACAGAATAAGAAAACCTCTTAAGAAAACAGAAAATGGTTGGGAAGAAATTTCATTAGAGCAAGCTTTAGACGAGATTGCAGCTAAGACTAAAGAAATTCAATCTAAGTATGGAAAAAGAACTATGAGTGTTTGGAAAGGTGAAGCCATAGGTTTTGCTCAACAAGAAGAGAATTACCGTAGATTCATACATGCTATAGGATCTCCTAACTATTTCTCAAATGATTCAGAGTGTTTTGTTGGTAGATGGATTGGATATTCATTAGTTTATGGAAGATGGGGTTCTCAACCAGAATTCATTAATTCTAAGTGTATCGTAACATGGGGAGCTAATCCTCCACACGCTCATCCTAACATGACACAACAGATTAACCATGCTAGAGATAATGGAGCTAAATTAATAGTTATAGATTCTCGTTTATCTGCAATTGGTCGTCAAGCTGATATATTTGTACAAGTAAAACCTGGTACAGATGGAGCATTAGCTTGGGGTGTTATGAGAGAGTTAATTGAGAATAACTGGTATGATAAGGAATTCGTTGAAAAGTTCACTTTAGGATTTGATAAGGTGAAAGAATATGCTTCTAAATTTACTCCTGAATATGTAGCTAAAGAAACTGGAATTGAAGCTTCTTTAGTTAAAGAAGTAGCTAAGGCTATGTGGGACAATGCACCTGCTGTTATAAACTATGTTGGAAATGGTCTTGAGCATCATGAAAATGGAATTAACAACATACGTGCAGTAGCATATTTTGATGGATTATTAGGATCTGTAGATGCTAAGGGTGGTAACTTCTTACCATCAGGATTCCCTCTTAAAGAGTTAACTTTATATCATGATGTACCTTTAATAGAAGAACAACCTATAGGTAGAGATAGATTCCCAGTATTATATGATTTCAGACAAGAATGTCATACTATGGTTGCTATGGATACAATCTTAAGTGAAGATCCATACCCACTAAAAGGAATGATTATAGCAGGAGCTAATCCAGTTATGACAAATCCTAATGCTAATAAGGTAACGGAGGCATTAAAATCTTTAGAATTATTAGTAGTACGTGAGTTATTCATGTCTGAAACAGCAGAACTTGCTGATTACATATTACCAGCTGCATCTTATTTAGAAAGATCAGAACTTCATGGACATGGTGGATTCCAAGTTATAGGGCTTACAAAGAAAGTAGTTGAGCCAGAAGAAGGAATTCAAGATGAATATCAATTCTTACATGATTTAGCACATAGATTAGGTGCAGGAGATTACTTCCCATGGGAGAATGAATATGAATTAAATAAATGGTTAGTATCTGATAGCGGAGTAAAATTAGAAGAGATTGAAGCTCATCCAGAAGGATACAATTATGCTGAAAAAACTTATCATAAGCATGAGCAAAAAGTTGCAGATGGTGAGAAGGCATTTAATACACCAAGTGGTAAGTTAGAGTTTGCATCTGAGTATTTAAAGAATTTAGGATACCAAGAGATTGCTGAATATATTCCACCTACTTATGTTACTGATAAGTCAGAAGAATACCCATATGTACTTATTACTGGAGCTAGAAAAGTAATGTATTATCATGGAAGAAATAGAAACTTTGCAAGATTAAAATCTGCTATGCCAACTCCTGAGATAGAGTTACATCCAGTGGATGCTAAAAAGTTAGATGTAGTAGATGATGATATAGTAAAAGTAACGTCAACTATTGGTTCTATTGAAATACCGGTTAAGGTTATGCATAAAAAAGAAATAGGCGAAGGTGTTGTTCAAATAACACATGGTTGGAAAGAATCAAATGTAAATATTCTTACTCATGACGATAGATTTGACCCAATTGATGGATTCCCATTAATGAAGTCTGTTGAAGTTAAGATAGAAAAAGTTAACAAGTAA
- a CDS encoding 4Fe-4S dicluster domain-containing protein, giving the protein MRIITMDPKKCVGCRNCEYACSFNRTGECKSSESNIKVNFYADEQACIPMTCLHCEEAWCLEVCPAAAITRNEKTGAVEINEDRCAGCKMCVLSCPYGNIHFDKKKLVSRKCNLCGDDEPNCVKHCIGGALNYEDVEDFADSRRKQFDAKVKNAMEGGK; this is encoded by the coding sequence ATGCGTATTATTACTATGGATCCTAAAAAATGTGTAGGATGTCGCAATTGTGAATATGCTTGTTCTTTTAACAGAACAGGAGAATGTAAAAGTAGTGAATCGAATATTAAAGTGAATTTTTATGCTGATGAGCAAGCTTGTATACCAATGACTTGTCTTCACTGTGAAGAAGCATGGTGCCTTGAGGTATGTCCAGCAGCTGCAATCACTAGAAATGAAAAAACTGGAGCAGTAGAAATAAATGAAGATCGTTGTGCGGGTTGTAAAATGTGCGTTCTATCATGTCCATATGGAAACATTCATTTCGATAAGAAAAAATTAGTAAGTAGAAAATGTAATTTATGTGGAGATGATGAGCCAAACTGTGTAAAACACTGTATAGGTGGAGCTCTTAATTACGAAGATGTAGAAGATTTTGCAGATTCAAGAAGAAAGCAATTTGACGCAAAAGTTAAAAACGCTATGGAAGGAGGGAAATAA